Proteins encoded in a region of the Thunnus maccoyii chromosome 4, fThuMac1.1, whole genome shotgun sequence genome:
- the LOC121895781 gene encoding PGC-1 and ERR-induced regulator in muscle protein 1 isoform X1: MEDFEYSVEISDRDWDCFFQECEECSMLSPALAGLDDSGMSDMDDTASILANRVKRVDLTAGLSEADRPVDGPPDCEGSPVEHFLSKHGVGGMESVLSGSEEDIHLQSVNIFFERLKSLTEAEKLPEPNQVKAGENREAIQEEELCSDGKQASSSISPKNNPKLNSPPARGETAGGKETTEPVDAMSNINTMKKVQPGSKISHELAASNSVLKTNISAPPQIELFIQEEDCTETRANKETLQNQSHDSPNGIVCSETSPQADKVVKVKTCTPFKDVKQKDLSSSQCNTDSQCNLEIVTNVKRKDEQNPNFLHPDATCTNKATSQETSPSASIKRKRRKKRRLSSDPAENGNGHDRQVLVKQSDSDEEQYTWRGGRALCLSDDINLFNLNEPQKNATSTLTSYSVTNNFPVIVSGDEIKASLSLSVPPCDSQYQHLPDSIVQQGRCKAPGSTENNATNEKSVTPKDDGVISALNNSANMATNSQPCSKLQVEEMTGLNINSGRPVSLTEGVTGESDPAAETANSENKYVHAGSLQQSDEKSHNSIMGNEQNQKCCSAEVNSITPSILSTADSNHPAVEVIQNEKLSTAKSVLAAEAGNSGRDNHTHSLSEAEPQQQLEINRHDADHYSSTLENTHLPLSATGGISCDVLKLPNHNEKSQMEIPTQTTCDKITSDGINSSPDKSCRSKSPSSIAMNTSVKETEHPLETLSKLDALPESANSAEVMVVQNGNSLSSGEINLTGNSKRETNPRLSTSEDLLTTASDITSVSSFCTLDTESVTSLSNGNITDMSVSSFSSISPNDSEGQGEKASQILATNEGGDATSEPKDQSHDTTESKCDLVVRAEDAVIASKAECEAKNAPDSKHSVFAMSSFWNEMEKLTINDILGLRMMNKNAPASSLTPLEESEENDMLTMTDSGFLTEQEKSKPEQTGASAESNSGPVAALDSTSSRGIMWESAPVPVSQGADINPETMMLTSVSDVSQPVLSGSAQKYLRKISKNISVHNLPALESQTFRSAWKGQTLQTLDEGESAKAVEYFTDGHVSKEDKATDCLPSSSKDSYRTSFTDIFRYIFGNKQPIPSQSDTDNITAPYIDGNSVPEMYDHFFSEFDTESFFSPLITAEEKDELVPIFSYSRSTNKNLQFPEAYDYFFTSSSTDDSSLESDEEDDESGSPVKVVTRFTRKASSNQISTDIYDNFFTDSDLKQNFFWKTTFSFRNVNFTGSTVQKQTSSPLSLVPVRQSAKSLRGTIRPLNALGHQDMTFPDPLLYHLEDRISRQLAQQPFRYEDLQIAVSNPRLDASFLPLRQSDMCLVCIAFASWVLKTANPQVGDAWKAVLLANVSALSAIRYLRKYVKVEAAAGERELQETASSDS, encoded by the exons ATGGAAGACTTTGAATACAGTGTGGAGATCAGTGACCGTGACTGGGACTGCTTCTTTCAGGAGTGCGAGGAGTGCAGCATGCTTTCTCCAGCATTAGCAGGTCTGGATGACTCGGGCATGAGTGACATGGATGATACAGCGTCCATTCTTGCTAATAGGGTTAAGAGAGTCGACCTAACAGCAGGCCTTTCAGAGGCAGACCGCCCCGTCGACGGCCCCCCAGACTGTGAGGGCTCACCTGTGGAGCATTTCCTCAGCAAACACGGCGTTGGTGGAATGGAGAGCGTCCTCTCGGGCAGCGAGGAGGATATACACCTGCAGTCTGTCAATATATTCTTTGAAAGGCTGAAAAGTCTTACAGAGGCAGAGAAGCTTCCTGAGCCAAACCAAGTAAAAGCTGGAGAAAACAGAGAAGCAatacaggaggaggagctgtgTAGTGATGGGAAACAAGCCAGCAGCAGTATTTCGCCAAAAAACAACCCCAAGTTAAACTCTCCGCCTGCCAGGGGTGAAACAGCAGGTGGCAAAGAGACCACGGAGCCTGTCGACGCCATGagcaacataaacacaatgaaGAAAGTCCAGCCTGGCTCCAAAATTTCACATGAACTTGCAGCCAGTAACTCAGTGCTCAAGACTAACATATCAGCTCCCCCTCAAATAGAGTTATTCATCCAAGAGGAAGACTGCACAGAAACCAGAGcaaacaaggaaacactgcagAATCAGTCTCATGACTCACCAAACGGGATTGTCTGCTCAGAAACATCACCTCAAGCTGACAAAGTGGTAAAAGTGAAAACGTGCACACCTTTCAAGGATGTTAAGCAGAAAGATTTGTCATCAAGTCAGTGTAACACTGATTCACAGTGTAATCTAGAGATTGTGACAAATGTGAAACGGAAGGACGAACAAAACCCAAATTTTCTACATCCAGATGCGACATGCACAAACAAAGCCACGAGCCAAGAAACGTCTCCATCTGCCTCTATtaaaaggaagagaaggaagaagagacGACTCAGCTCCGATCCAGCTGAGAATGGGAATGGACATGACAGACAGGTCTTAGTCAAGCAGAGTGACTCAGATGAGGAGCAGTATacatggagaggaggaagggctctgtgtttatctgatgatattaatttatttaatttaaatgaaccacaaaaaaatgcaacatcCACCTTAACTTCATATTCAGTCACAAACAATTTCCCTGTGATCGTATCTGGAGACGAGATAAAAGCaagtctttctctctccgttCCTCCATGTGACAGTCAATACCAACATTTACCAGACAGCATAGTTCAACAAGGACGGTGTAAAGCACCAGGCTCGACTGAAAATAATGCAACTAATGAGAAGTCAGTAACTCCAAAGGATGACGGTGTGATTTCAGCACTAAACAACAGTGCTAATATGGCAACAAACTCACAGCCATGCAGCAAATTACAGGTAGAAGAAATGACTGGCCTGAATATAAATTCTGGGAGGCCAGTTTCACTTACTGAAGGTGTAACTGGTGAATCAGACCCGGCCGCAGAAACagcaaacagtgaaaacaaatatGTTCATGCAGGGAGTCTCCAACAGTCTGATGAAAAGAGTCATAATTCTATCATGGgaaatgaacaaaatcaaaaatgttgttcAGCAGAGGTCAACTCAATAACTCCCAGTATTTTATCAACGGCAGACTCAAATCATCCTGCTGTGGAAGTCATCCAAAATGAGAAACTATCCACTGCTAAGTCAGTCCTGGCTGCAGAGGCTGGAAATTCTGGCAGagacaaccacacacacagtctaaGTGAGGCTGAGCCCCAACAACAGCTGGAAATTAACCGTCACGATGCAGACCATTATAGCTCTACACTGGAAAACACTCACCTTCCTCTGTCTGCAACTGGTGGGATCAGTTGTGATGTGCTGAAACTGCCTAATCACAACGAAAAATCCCAGATGGAGATTCCCACTCAAACGACCTGTGATAAAATTACATCAGATGGTATCAATTCATCGCCTGATAAAAGCTGTCGGTCTAAAAGTCCCTCCAGTATAGCTATGAATACTTCAGTAAAGGAAACAGAACATCCTCTGGAAACTTTATCCAAATTAGATGCTTTGCCAGAAAGTGCTAACTCAGCAGAAGTAATGGTTGTTCAAAATGGGAATTCTTTGTCATCTGGTGAAATTAATCTAACAGGCAACAGTAAGAGAGAAACCAATCCCAGGTTGTCCACATCTGAAGACTTACTAACAACTGCTTCAGATATTACATCTGTATCATCCTTCTGCACTCTGGACACAGAATCTGTCACGTCTCTCTCAAATGGAAATATCACAGACATGTCGGTAAGTTCTTTTTCATCTATCAGTCCAAATGACTCTGAAGGTCAAGGAGAAAAAGCCTCACAAATCTTGGCAACAAATGAGGGAGGAGATGCCACTTCTGAACCTAAAGATCAGTCACATGACACAACTGAATCAAAATGCGATTTAGTCGTCAGAGCAGAAGATGCCGTCATAGCATCCAAAGCTGAATGTGAGGCGAAAAATGCACCGGATTCAAAACATTCTGTGTTCGCCATGTCTTCTTTTTGGAATGAGATGGAGAAGCTGACAATAAATGACATCCTGGGTTTACGAATGATGAACAAAAATGCTCCAGCCAGCTCCCTTACACCCTTAGAGGAAAGTGAGGAGAATGACATGCTCACTATGACAGATTCAGGCTTTTTGACTGAACAGGAGAAGTCCAAGCCTGAGCAAACTGGTGCTTCTGCAGAATCAAATTCAGGTCCTGTCGCAGCACTTGATTCTACCTCTTCGAGGGGTATAATGTGGGAGAGTGCACCTGTCCCAGTGAGCCAAGGTGCTGATATTAACCCTGAGACAATGATGTTGACGTCTGTGAGTGATGTTTCTCAGCCGGTCCTCTCTGGAAGTGCTCAAAAGTACCTCAGAAAGATTTCTAAAAATATAAGTGTGCACAATCTGCCTGCCCTGGAATCTCAGACTTTTCGCTCTGCATGGAAAGGTCAAACTTTACAAACCTTAGATGAAGGAGAATCAGCAAAAGCAGTAGAGTATTTCACTGATGGACATGTGTCTAAGGAAGACAAAGCCACGGACTGTTTACCTTCATCCTCAAAAGACAGCTACAGAACCTCTTTCACAGATATATTTCGGTACATTTTTGGTAACAAACAACCAATTCCAAGCCAATCAGATACAGATAACATAACTGCCCCCTACATTGATGGAAATTCTGTCCCTGAGATGTACGATCATTTCTTTTCAGAGTTTGACACAGAAagcttcttctctcctctcatcacagcagaggaaaaggatGAGCTGGTTCCTATCTTTTCCTACTCTCGctcaacaaataaaaacctgcagttCCCAGAGGCTTATGACTATTTCTTCACATCCTCCTCAACTGACGATTCTTCTTTGGAATctgatgaagaggatgatgaaAGTGGCAGCCCTGTAAAGGTGGTGACTAGATTCACCCGTAAGGCAAGCTCAAATCAGATATCTACAGATATATATGACAATTTCTTCACAGATAGTGACCTCAAGCAGAATTTCTTTTGGAAAACTACATTCTCCTTCAGGAATGTTAATTTCACAGGATCTACAGTCCAGAAGCAGACATCGAGCCCTTTGTCTCTTGTACCTGTGAGGCAAAGTGCCAAATCTCTTCGGGGGACAATTCGTCCCCTCAATGCTCTGGGACATCAAGACATGACATTTCCTGATCCTCTTCTCTACCACCTGGAAGACAGGATCTCCAGACAACTAGCGCAGCAGCCTTTCAGATATGAGGACCTACAGATAGCTGTTTCAAATCCAA GGTTGGATGCCTCATTCCTGCCTCTCAGACAATCAGACATGTGTCTGGTTTGTATTGCATTTGCATCGTGGGTTCTGAAGACTGCAAACCCACAAGTTGGAGATGCCTGGAAAGCTg TGCTGCTGGCAAACGTAAGCGCTCTGTCAGCCATCCGATACCTGCGAAAGTACGTCAAGGTGGAGGCGGCAGCCGGTGAGAGGGAATTGCAAGAAACTGCCTCGTCTGATTCTTGA
- the LOC121895781 gene encoding PGC-1 and ERR-induced regulator in muscle protein 1 isoform X2 produces the protein MDMCLRKTKPRTVYLHPQKTATEPLSQIYFEFDTESFFSPLITAEEKDELVPIFSYSRSTNKNLQFPEAYDYFFTSSSTDDSSLESDEEDDESGSPVKVVTRFTRKASSNQISTDIYDNFFTDSDLKQNFFWKTTFSFRNVNFTGSTVQKQTSSPLSLVPVRQSAKSLRGTIRPLNALGHQDMTFPDPLLYHLEDRISRQLAQQPFRYEDLQIAVSNPRLDASFLPLRQSDMCLVCIAFASWVLKTANPQVGDAWKAVLLANVSALSAIRYLRKYVKVEAAAGERELQETASSDS, from the exons ATGGACATGTGTCTAAGGAAGACAAAGCCACGGACTGTTTACCTTCATCCTCAAAAGACAGCTACAGAACCTCTTTCACAGATATATTTCG AGTTTGACACAGAAagcttcttctctcctctcatcacagcagaggaaaaggatGAGCTGGTTCCTATCTTTTCCTACTCTCGctcaacaaataaaaacctgcagttCCCAGAGGCTTATGACTATTTCTTCACATCCTCCTCAACTGACGATTCTTCTTTGGAATctgatgaagaggatgatgaaAGTGGCAGCCCTGTAAAGGTGGTGACTAGATTCACCCGTAAGGCAAGCTCAAATCAGATATCTACAGATATATATGACAATTTCTTCACAGATAGTGACCTCAAGCAGAATTTCTTTTGGAAAACTACATTCTCCTTCAGGAATGTTAATTTCACAGGATCTACAGTCCAGAAGCAGACATCGAGCCCTTTGTCTCTTGTACCTGTGAGGCAAAGTGCCAAATCTCTTCGGGGGACAATTCGTCCCCTCAATGCTCTGGGACATCAAGACATGACATTTCCTGATCCTCTTCTCTACCACCTGGAAGACAGGATCTCCAGACAACTAGCGCAGCAGCCTTTCAGATATGAGGACCTACAGATAGCTGTTTCAAATCCAA GGTTGGATGCCTCATTCCTGCCTCTCAGACAATCAGACATGTGTCTGGTTTGTATTGCATTTGCATCGTGGGTTCTGAAGACTGCAAACCCACAAGTTGGAGATGCCTGGAAAGCTg TGCTGCTGGCAAACGTAAGCGCTCTGTCAGCCATCCGATACCTGCGAAAGTACGTCAAGGTGGAGGCGGCAGCCGGTGAGAGGGAATTGCAAGAAACTGCCTCGTCTGATTCTTGA
- the LOC121895781 gene encoding PGC-1 and ERR-induced regulator in muscle protein 1 isoform X3, which yields MDMCLRKTKPRTVYLHPQKTATEPLSQIYFAEEKDELVPIFSYSRSTNKNLQFPEAYDYFFTSSSTDDSSLESDEEDDESGSPVKVVTRFTRKASSNQISTDIYDNFFTDSDLKQNFFWKTTFSFRNVNFTGSTVQKQTSSPLSLVPVRQSAKSLRGTIRPLNALGHQDMTFPDPLLYHLEDRISRQLAQQPFRYEDLQIAVSNPRLDASFLPLRQSDMCLVCIAFASWVLKTANPQVGDAWKAVLLANVSALSAIRYLRKYVKVEAAAGERELQETASSDS from the exons ATGGACATGTGTCTAAGGAAGACAAAGCCACGGACTGTTTACCTTCATCCTCAAAAGACAGCTACAGAACCTCTTTCACAGATATATTTCG cagaggaaaaggatGAGCTGGTTCCTATCTTTTCCTACTCTCGctcaacaaataaaaacctgcagttCCCAGAGGCTTATGACTATTTCTTCACATCCTCCTCAACTGACGATTCTTCTTTGGAATctgatgaagaggatgatgaaAGTGGCAGCCCTGTAAAGGTGGTGACTAGATTCACCCGTAAGGCAAGCTCAAATCAGATATCTACAGATATATATGACAATTTCTTCACAGATAGTGACCTCAAGCAGAATTTCTTTTGGAAAACTACATTCTCCTTCAGGAATGTTAATTTCACAGGATCTACAGTCCAGAAGCAGACATCGAGCCCTTTGTCTCTTGTACCTGTGAGGCAAAGTGCCAAATCTCTTCGGGGGACAATTCGTCCCCTCAATGCTCTGGGACATCAAGACATGACATTTCCTGATCCTCTTCTCTACCACCTGGAAGACAGGATCTCCAGACAACTAGCGCAGCAGCCTTTCAGATATGAGGACCTACAGATAGCTGTTTCAAATCCAA GGTTGGATGCCTCATTCCTGCCTCTCAGACAATCAGACATGTGTCTGGTTTGTATTGCATTTGCATCGTGGGTTCTGAAGACTGCAAACCCACAAGTTGGAGATGCCTGGAAAGCTg TGCTGCTGGCAAACGTAAGCGCTCTGTCAGCCATCCGATACCTGCGAAAGTACGTCAAGGTGGAGGCGGCAGCCGGTGAGAGGGAATTGCAAGAAACTGCCTCGTCTGATTCTTGA
- the LOC121895781 gene encoding PGC-1 and ERR-induced regulator in muscle protein 1 isoform X4 translates to MTPIFAERLAVVGISSSCQGRHSEEKDELVPIFSYSRSTNKNLQFPEAYDYFFTSSSTDDSSLESDEEDDESGSPVKVVTRFTRKASSNQISTDIYDNFFTDSDLKQNFFWKTTFSFRNVNFTGSTVQKQTSSPLSLVPVRQSAKSLRGTIRPLNALGHQDMTFPDPLLYHLEDRISRQLAQQPFRYEDLQIAVSNPRLDASFLPLRQSDMCLVCIAFASWVLKTANPQVGDAWKAVLLANVSALSAIRYLRKYVKVEAAAGERELQETASSDS, encoded by the exons ATGACACCTATATTTGCTGAGCGACTGGCTGTTGTTGGAATCAGCAGCAGCTGCCAGGGACGCCACT cagaggaaaaggatGAGCTGGTTCCTATCTTTTCCTACTCTCGctcaacaaataaaaacctgcagttCCCAGAGGCTTATGACTATTTCTTCACATCCTCCTCAACTGACGATTCTTCTTTGGAATctgatgaagaggatgatgaaAGTGGCAGCCCTGTAAAGGTGGTGACTAGATTCACCCGTAAGGCAAGCTCAAATCAGATATCTACAGATATATATGACAATTTCTTCACAGATAGTGACCTCAAGCAGAATTTCTTTTGGAAAACTACATTCTCCTTCAGGAATGTTAATTTCACAGGATCTACAGTCCAGAAGCAGACATCGAGCCCTTTGTCTCTTGTACCTGTGAGGCAAAGTGCCAAATCTCTTCGGGGGACAATTCGTCCCCTCAATGCTCTGGGACATCAAGACATGACATTTCCTGATCCTCTTCTCTACCACCTGGAAGACAGGATCTCCAGACAACTAGCGCAGCAGCCTTTCAGATATGAGGACCTACAGATAGCTGTTTCAAATCCAA GGTTGGATGCCTCATTCCTGCCTCTCAGACAATCAGACATGTGTCTGGTTTGTATTGCATTTGCATCGTGGGTTCTGAAGACTGCAAACCCACAAGTTGGAGATGCCTGGAAAGCTg TGCTGCTGGCAAACGTAAGCGCTCTGTCAGCCATCCGATACCTGCGAAAGTACGTCAAGGTGGAGGCGGCAGCCGGTGAGAGGGAATTGCAAGAAACTGCCTCGTCTGATTCTTGA